Proteins encoded within one genomic window of Halocatena marina:
- a CDS encoding 50S ribosomal protein L6, which produces MTVETEIKLSDDVDASIDHLDLTIEGPTGAVTRRLWYPDISVTVDDSDDDGGVVTFESDNTDAKTLATVGTFESHVKNMIHGVTEGWEYEMEVLYSHFPMQVSVEGDEVVISNFLGEKSARRTEIHGDTEVQVSGEELTLSGPDIEAVGQTAADIEQLTRVTDKDPRVFQDGVYITQKPNRGEA; this is translated from the coding sequence ATGACTGTCGAAACAGAAATAAAACTATCAGACGATGTCGACGCGTCGATTGATCATCTCGATCTCACGATCGAGGGACCAACGGGCGCGGTGACGCGGCGGCTGTGGTATCCCGATATCAGCGTCACTGTCGATGACAGTGACGACGATGGCGGTGTGGTAACATTCGAGAGCGACAACACGGACGCGAAGACGCTCGCGACCGTGGGAACGTTCGAAAGCCACGTCAAGAATATGATTCACGGCGTGACTGAAGGATGGGAATACGAGATGGAAGTTCTCTACTCACACTTTCCGATGCAAGTGAGTGTCGAGGGAGATGAAGTTGTCATCTCGAATTTCCTCGGCGAGAAATCCGCGCGTCGAACGGAGATCCACGGTGACACCGAGGTACAAGTCAGCGGTGAGGAGCTAACTCTCTCGGGTCCTGATATCGAAGCCGTCGGACAGACCGCTGCTGACATAGAGCAGCTGACACGCGTGACCGATAAAGACCCTCGTGTCTTCCAAGACGGCGTCTACATCACGCAGAAACCGAACCGAGGTGAAGCCTGA
- a CDS encoding 30S ribosomal protein S4e — protein sequence MSKHQKRLSVPKSWPVARKEQHYTVKAGAGPHGESGVPLLILLRDVLGYADSKKEAQYALSQGSVLVNGELPSDVRRPVGMFDIISFAERDEYYRVFPDEGGRLALTPIDAEDTDGKLGKVTDKRHIKGGQIQLGLHDGQTLLTDDESVSCGDSIVVATENDEILAHFAYEEGELVTAVQGRHAGEIGRIEEITVTSGSSPNGVTVSQEDDDNGGFETVEEYVVVIDENFLDGDSAADENENEGEAEVDDT from the coding sequence ATGAGTAAACATCAAAAGCGACTTTCGGTACCGAAGTCGTGGCCGGTTGCACGCAAGGAGCAACATTATACTGTCAAAGCGGGCGCAGGCCCGCACGGTGAGTCAGGAGTTCCCTTGCTCATCTTGCTCCGCGACGTGCTCGGCTACGCCGACTCGAAAAAAGAGGCACAGTACGCCCTCTCACAGGGGAGTGTGCTGGTCAACGGTGAGCTACCATCGGACGTTCGTCGTCCTGTTGGGATGTTCGATATCATCTCGTTCGCCGAACGCGATGAGTACTACCGTGTCTTCCCTGATGAGGGTGGACGGCTCGCACTGACGCCAATCGACGCCGAAGACACCGACGGCAAACTCGGAAAGGTCACGGACAAACGCCACATCAAGGGCGGACAGATCCAACTTGGCCTTCACGATGGACAGACGCTGCTGACCGACGATGAGTCTGTCAGCTGCGGTGACTCAATCGTCGTCGCTACCGAGAACGATGAGATTCTCGCCCACTTCGCCTACGAGGAGGGTGAACTCGTCACGGCTGTTCAGGGACGTCATGCGGGAGAGATCGGACGAATTGAGGAGATTACGGTCACTTCCGGAAGCTCCCCAAACGGCGTCACTGTCTCACAAGAAGACGATGACAATGGCGGTTTCGAGACCGTCGAGGAGTACGTCGTCGTCATCGACGAGAACTTCCTTGATGGAGACAGTGCTGCCGACGAAAACGAAAACGAAGGCGAAGCAGAGGTGGATGACACGTGA
- the rpmC gene encoding 50S ribosomal protein L29 has protein sequence MSIISAEELRDMSPLERQAELDDLETELLNDRAVQATGGAPDNPGEIKELRRAIARIKTIQREEGDFEDE, from the coding sequence ATGTCGATCATCAGTGCTGAAGAGCTTCGAGACATGTCGCCGCTTGAACGTCAAGCGGAGCTGGACGATCTCGAGACAGAACTGCTCAACGATCGCGCTGTACAAGCGACTGGCGGCGCCCCAGATAATCCAGGCGAAATCAAAGAGCTTCGCCGTGCGATTGCGCGGATCAAGACGATCCAGCGCGAAGAGGGCGATTTCGAAGACGAATAG
- a CDS encoding 50S ribosomal protein L14 — protein MRALNADVTQGLEKGSLVTCADNTGARELKVISVDGYGGTKNRHPKAGLGDLVTVSVTKGTPEMRRQVLKAVVIRQRKSIRRPSGTRVKFEDNAAVIVDENHDPRGTEIKGPIAREVAERFGSVASTATMIV, from the coding sequence ATGCGGGCGCTCAACGCTGACGTTACGCAAGGCCTCGAAAAAGGCTCACTCGTCACCTGCGCCGATAACACTGGCGCGCGCGAACTGAAAGTCATCAGTGTCGATGGCTATGGCGGTACGAAAAACCGTCACCCGAAGGCCGGACTCGGTGACCTCGTCACTGTTTCGGTTACAAAAGGGACGCCAGAAATGCGCCGCCAGGTGCTCAAGGCAGTCGTCATTCGACAACGTAAGTCGATCAGACGGCCAAGCGGGACCCGCGTAAAGTTCGAAGATAACGCGGCAGTCATCGTGGATGAAAATCACGATCCCCGCGGAACCGAGATCAAAGGCCCCATCGCACGAGAGGTCGCAGAACGGTTCGGAAGTGTCGCCAGCACGGCGACGATGATCGTCTAA
- a CDS encoding 50S ribosomal protein L32e, producing the protein MADESETEIEDQTESDVSASLTDISGIGEVKAESLREAGYESIDDIRAASQSDLADVPSIGNALAARIKADIGELEIEEETQAEIEEEGAEEEPSTDETETVLRPRGLADKTPDLDETTERLLGRRTREGKPSFKRQDHHKKKRTPESWRRPRGNLSKQRRGIKGKGQTVEAGYRTPKAVRGRHPSGFEEVRVFNTDDLDGIDGDTQAARIASTVGARKRERIEEDAEDAGIRILNPTYVEVSVDNE; encoded by the coding sequence ATGGCAGACGAATCAGAAACAGAAATCGAAGACCAGACCGAATCGGACGTGAGTGCTTCACTCACTGATATCAGTGGTATCGGCGAGGTCAAGGCCGAATCGTTGCGGGAGGCTGGATACGAGTCGATTGACGACATTCGCGCAGCAAGCCAGTCTGATCTCGCTGACGTACCGAGCATTGGTAACGCGCTCGCTGCGCGTATCAAGGCCGATATCGGTGAACTCGAAATCGAGGAGGAAACGCAAGCCGAAATTGAGGAAGAAGGCGCCGAAGAGGAGCCATCAACGGACGAAACCGAGACAGTGTTGCGTCCGCGTGGACTCGCTGATAAGACGCCTGATCTCGATGAGACGACTGAACGGCTGCTCGGACGACGAACACGAGAAGGGAAACCGTCGTTCAAGCGACAAGATCACCACAAGAAAAAGCGGACGCCAGAATCGTGGCGACGCCCACGTGGAAACCTCTCGAAGCAGCGACGAGGGATCAAAGGCAAAGGTCAGACAGTCGAAGCTGGCTACCGAACGCCGAAAGCGGTCCGTGGTCGTCACCCGAGCGGATTCGAGGAAGTTCGTGTCTTCAACACGGACGATCTCGACGGTATTGATGGCGATACCCAAGCGGCTCGTATTGCCTCGACTGTTGGCGCACGAAAGCGCGAACGTATCGAGGAGGACGCCGAAGACGCTGGAATCCGCATCCTCAATCCGACGTACGTGGAGGTGTCTGTAGACAATGAGTAA
- a CDS encoding 30S ribosomal protein S8, with protein MADNDPLSNALSGVDNAESVGHLSHTVSPASNIIGSVLEVFYDFGYIDGFQYVDDGKAGEFEVDLKGAINECGPVTPRYSASVDEFETWEKRYLPARDYGTLIVTTSSGIMSHYEAREQGVGGQVIAYVY; from the coding sequence ATGGCGGACAACGATCCACTCAGCAATGCGCTTTCGGGAGTCGACAACGCCGAGAGCGTAGGGCATCTCAGCCACACGGTATCGCCCGCCTCGAACATCATTGGCAGCGTCCTCGAAGTCTTCTATGACTTCGGGTATATCGACGGCTTCCAGTACGTCGATGATGGCAAAGCCGGCGAGTTCGAGGTCGATCTAAAAGGTGCCATCAACGAGTGCGGACCTGTAACACCGCGATACTCGGCTAGTGTCGACGAGTTCGAGACGTGGGAGAAACGGTATCTCCCTGCGCGCGATTACGGGACGCTCATCGTGACGACGAGCAGCGGCATCATGAGCCACTACGAAGCCCGCGAACAGGGTGTCGGTGGCCAAGTAATCGCATACGTGTACTGA
- the rplX gene encoding 50S ribosomal protein L24, giving the protein MTRQPRKQRINQQRAPLHERHKQVRSPLSEELREEYGQRSVRVNAGDTVEVLRGDFAGEEAEVVNVDLRKAIIHVEDVTLEKADGEEVPRPLDASNVRVTDLDLSDDRREARLTEENE; this is encoded by the coding sequence ATGACTCGACAACCACGCAAACAACGGATCAATCAACAGCGCGCACCGCTGCACGAGCGCCACAAGCAGGTCCGCTCACCTCTCTCGGAGGAGCTGAGAGAGGAATACGGCCAGCGCTCCGTTCGCGTCAACGCCGGTGACACCGTCGAGGTGCTTCGCGGCGATTTCGCGGGCGAAGAGGCTGAAGTCGTGAACGTGGATCTGCGGAAGGCGATCATTCACGTCGAGGACGTGACGCTAGAGAAGGCCGACGGCGAGGAAGTGCCACGGCCACTCGATGCGAGCAACGTTCGCGTGACTGATCTCGACCTTTCGGATGATCGACGCGAGGCGCGCCTGACGGAGGAGAACGAATGA
- a CDS encoding 50S ribosomal protein L5 produces MREPVIEKVVVHMGIGEGGRRLADAEDILTEVTDQEPVRTVAERTVPDFGIREGDPIGAKVTLRGDDAREFLNTTLSFVEIEYKQFDESGNFSFGIEEHTNFEGQEYDPNVGIYGLDVTVNLVRPGYRVRKRDKVHRQIPSNHRLTIEDAIAFLEQEFDTTVQ; encoded by the coding sequence ATGCGCGAACCGGTCATCGAGAAAGTCGTTGTCCACATGGGCATCGGTGAGGGTGGCCGTCGGCTCGCAGATGCCGAAGACATCCTCACTGAAGTCACCGATCAGGAACCGGTTCGAACGGTTGCAGAACGCACCGTTCCGGACTTCGGTATCCGTGAGGGTGACCCAATCGGCGCGAAGGTGACTCTTCGTGGCGATGATGCTCGTGAGTTCCTCAATACGACGCTTTCGTTCGTCGAAATCGAGTACAAGCAGTTCGACGAATCGGGGAACTTCAGCTTCGGTATCGAAGAGCACACCAACTTCGAGGGACAGGAGTACGATCCGAACGTTGGGATCTACGGACTCGATGTGACGGTGAATCTCGTTCGACCGGGATACCGCGTCAGAAAGCGAGACAAGGTCCATCGACAGATCCCCTCGAACCATCGACTCACCATCGAGGACGCAATCGCGTTCCTCGAACAGGAGTTCGATACAACGGTACAGTAA
- a CDS encoding 50S ribosomal protein L19e, translating to MSNLKNQKRLAADELDVGKNRVWLDPGAQDEIADAITREDIRDLIDRGVIKSKREKRSNSRGRARERNKKRAYGHLKGHGSRRGTAGARQNSKEEWESRIRAQRKRLRELRDEGDLSRSAYRELYNRASGGGFDSVGDLERYITNNY from the coding sequence ATGAGTAATCTCAAAAACCAGAAACGACTGGCTGCAGACGAGCTCGACGTCGGGAAAAACCGCGTCTGGCTCGATCCTGGCGCACAGGACGAGATCGCTGATGCGATCACTCGGGAAGACATCCGCGATCTCATCGATCGCGGTGTCATCAAATCGAAACGAGAGAAGCGTTCGAATTCGCGTGGTCGCGCCCGTGAACGCAACAAAAAGCGTGCGTACGGTCACCTGAAGGGACACGGGTCCCGGCGGGGAACCGCGGGCGCACGACAGAATTCGAAGGAGGAATGGGAGAGTCGCATCCGCGCACAGCGCAAACGGCTGCGTGAACTCCGCGATGAGGGAGACCTCTCGCGTTCTGCATACCGTGAGTTGTACAACAGAGCAAGCGGTGGCGGGTTCGACAGCGTGGGCGACCTCGAACGATACATTACGAACAACTACTGA
- the rpmD gene encoding 50S ribosomal protein L30: MRALVQVRGEVDMSQGVRDTMSMLNLGRVNHCTLVPESDTYRGMVTKVNDWIAHGQPSEEVVALLLQTRGKPISTETEDDQANSIDDEWVEQNTEYDSVDSLAGALVAEETTLREQGLSPTMRLHPPRGGHDGIKHPTKEGGQLGKHTTEEIDSLLTTMR, translated from the coding sequence ATGCGGGCTCTCGTTCAGGTTCGAGGAGAGGTCGACATGAGTCAGGGCGTCCGTGACACCATGTCGATGCTCAACCTCGGGCGTGTCAATCACTGTACGCTCGTTCCAGAGTCAGACACCTACCGTGGAATGGTCACGAAGGTGAACGACTGGATCGCCCACGGTCAACCGAGTGAAGAGGTCGTTGCGCTGTTGTTGCAAACGCGCGGGAAACCCATCTCAACTGAGACTGAGGACGACCAAGCGAACTCGATCGACGACGAGTGGGTCGAACAGAACACAGAATACGATAGTGTCGATTCACTGGCTGGTGCCCTCGTGGCTGAGGAAACAACGCTGCGCGAGCAGGGGTTGTCACCGACGATGCGGCTTCACCCGCCGCGCGGTGGTCACGATGGCATCAAACACCCGACGAAGGAAGGTGGCCAGCTTGGAAAGCACACGACCGAGGAGATCGATAGCCTCCTCACCACAATGCGATGA
- a CDS encoding 50S ribosomal protein L18, translated as MATGPRYKVPMRRRREVRTNYHQRLRLLKSGKPRLVARKSNKHIRAQLVSTGASGDHTAASAHSSDLGEFGWEAPTSNLPAAYLTGFLAGKRALAEGLEEAVLDIGLNTATPGNKVFALQEGAIDAGLEIPHSESVFADWGRTRGEHIAEYAESLDEPLYGGDFDATTLPEHFDDVRERLEDEL; from the coding sequence ATGGCAACCGGACCACGATACAAAGTACCGATGCGGCGTCGCCGCGAGGTACGAACGAACTACCATCAGCGGTTGCGCCTGTTGAAATCCGGCAAGCCACGCCTCGTTGCTCGCAAGAGCAACAAGCACATCAGGGCGCAGCTGGTGAGCACAGGAGCAAGTGGAGATCACACGGCAGCGAGCGCACACTCATCGGATCTCGGTGAGTTCGGCTGGGAGGCCCCAACATCAAACCTTCCGGCAGCGTACTTGACCGGCTTTCTCGCCGGCAAGCGTGCGCTTGCTGAGGGACTCGAAGAAGCAGTGCTCGATATCGGCCTCAACACTGCAACACCTGGTAACAAGGTGTTCGCGCTGCAGGAAGGGGCCATCGACGCCGGTCTCGAAATTCCGCACAGCGAATCGGTGTTCGCTGATTGGGGACGGACCCGTGGCGAACACATCGCAGAGTACGCCGAGTCTCTCGATGAACCGCTCTACGGCGGTGACTTCGATGCAACAACACTACCAGAACACTTCGATGACGTACGCGAACGACTGGAGGATGAGCTATGA
- a CDS encoding uL15m family ribosomal protein codes for MTSKKRRQRGSRTHGGGTHKNRRGAGHRGGRGNAGRSKHEFHNYGPLGKHGFKRPPKVQENVETIDLRTLDEDIALYAADGVAEETDDGYAIDAREVVDASNDVDVVKVLGGGQLHTSLDVTADAFSESAVEQIENEGGSAILTELGEEREADETAEEDEDE; via the coding sequence ATGACGAGTAAAAAGCGACGACAGCGCGGCTCTCGCACGCACGGCGGCGGAACGCACAAGAATCGCCGTGGCGCCGGCCATCGCGGTGGCCGGGGGAATGCAGGCCGCTCTAAACACGAATTCCACAATTACGGACCGCTCGGAAAGCACGGTTTCAAGCGACCGCCAAAAGTACAGGAGAACGTCGAAACGATCGACCTCAGAACGCTTGATGAAGATATCGCCCTGTATGCAGCAGACGGAGTAGCCGAGGAGACCGACGATGGCTACGCGATCGATGCCCGCGAGGTCGTCGATGCGTCCAACGACGTTGATGTCGTGAAGGTTCTCGGCGGCGGCCAGCTACACACGTCTCTCGATGTGACGGCTGATGCCTTCTCTGAGAGCGCGGTCGAACAGATCGAAAACGAGGGTGGCAGTGCAATCCTTACGGAACTCGGGGAAGAACGCGAAGCCGACGAGACGGCTGAAGAAGACGAAGACGAATAA
- the secY gene encoding preprotein translocase subunit SecY, with protein MTWKETAAPVLTRMPTVARPEGHVPFRRKLGWTAGVLVLYFFLTNVFLYGADPGTDVFGQFRSILAGQQGSVLHLGIGPIVTASIVLQLLGGADLLGLDTSNPRDQALYQGLQKLLVVVMICLTGLPMVFVGGLLPANEAVAQQLGVGLLGVKWIIFAQLFVGGILVLFMDEVISKWGVGSGIGLFIVAGVSQQLIGGFIQWGGLSDGGQLGFFVAWAQILTGQLSIGPPLSASGLQAIFLGQGQILALLTTLLIFGVVVYAESVRVEIPLSHAKVKGARGRFPVKLIYASVLPMILVRALQANIQFFGRILNSQLGGGMPAWLGVYNRGQPTSGLFYYLAPINSTNWLSELSTQPFDVTIRIAIDLTFMVIGGAIFAMFWVETTGMGPKETAKQIQDSGMQIPGFRRNPGVMEKVLERYIPQVTVIGGALVGLLAVGANMLGTIGQVSGTGLLLTVSITYKLYEEIAEEQLMEMHPIMRDMFG; from the coding sequence ATGACTTGGAAGGAGACCGCCGCGCCGGTACTCACGCGGATGCCGACGGTCGCGCGTCCGGAGGGTCACGTCCCATTCCGACGCAAGCTGGGCTGGACCGCGGGCGTACTTGTGCTGTATTTTTTCCTTACGAACGTTTTCCTGTACGGTGCCGATCCAGGGACCGATGTGTTCGGGCAGTTCCGCTCGATCCTCGCGGGCCAACAAGGATCAGTGCTACACTTGGGCATTGGACCGATCGTCACCGCGAGCATTGTGTTGCAGCTGTTGGGTGGTGCAGATCTACTTGGGCTCGATACGTCGAACCCGCGCGATCAGGCGCTCTATCAGGGTCTCCAGAAGCTACTGGTAGTGGTGATGATCTGCTTGACTGGCCTGCCGATGGTGTTTGTCGGTGGGTTGCTCCCGGCTAACGAAGCAGTTGCCCAGCAGTTGGGCGTGGGGTTACTTGGTGTGAAGTGGATCATCTTCGCGCAGCTGTTCGTTGGCGGCATCCTCGTGCTGTTCATGGATGAGGTCATCAGTAAGTGGGGCGTCGGGAGTGGTATTGGCCTGTTCATCGTTGCGGGGGTCAGCCAGCAGCTCATCGGCGGATTCATCCAGTGGGGAGGACTCTCCGATGGTGGTCAACTTGGATTTTTCGTCGCGTGGGCACAAATCCTCACTGGACAGCTCTCGATTGGCCCACCGTTGTCTGCTAGTGGCCTCCAGGCCATCTTCCTCGGACAGGGCCAAATACTAGCGCTGCTGACGACGCTGTTGATCTTCGGAGTCGTTGTCTACGCGGAGAGCGTCCGCGTAGAGATTCCACTGAGCCACGCGAAGGTCAAGGGCGCACGCGGGCGCTTCCCGGTGAAGCTCATCTACGCGAGTGTTCTCCCAATGATTCTCGTACGGGCGCTGCAGGCCAACATCCAGTTCTTCGGCCGCATTCTTAACTCCCAACTGGGTGGCGGGATGCCTGCGTGGCTGGGCGTTTACAACAGGGGACAGCCAACGAGCGGGTTGTTTTACTATCTCGCGCCGATCAACTCGACCAATTGGCTGTCGGAGCTTTCGACCCAGCCTTTCGATGTCACGATTCGGATCGCGATTGACCTCACGTTCATGGTGATCGGTGGGGCGATCTTTGCGATGTTCTGGGTAGAAACCACGGGGATGGGTCCCAAAGAGACCGCCAAACAGATTCAGGATTCGGGGATGCAGATCCCTGGCTTCCGACGTAATCCGGGTGTGATGGAGAAGGTGCTCGAACGCTACATTCCACAGGTCACAGTGATCGGTGGCGCGCTCGTCGGCCTGCTAGCCGTCGGTGCGAATATGCTGGGAACCATCGGGCAGGTCTCGGGAACTGGGCTGTTGCTGACGGTTTCAATCACGTACAAGCTGTACGAAGAGATCGCCGAAGAGCAACTCATGGAAATGCATCCCATCATGCGAGACATGTTCGGCTGA
- a CDS encoding acetolactate synthase large subunit, with protein MQASDLLVECLKIEDVERVFGLPGEELEDVLFSLSNSSIEFIPVRHEQGAAFMADVHGRLTGEAGVCLSTLGPGATNLLTGVADAHLDKSPVVAITGQGNLERMHKESHQSLDIVSIFEPITKWNTQIDDPDTINEAVRKAFKLAEFEKPGATHIEIPEDIAASVTGTQPLESRKRVRRPSPDATAVEMAGSILSDAEKPVILAGNGAVRTRSAEQLRSFIGETEMPVIATYMGKGAVSDADDHSLMTLDSGSRNQTKRVIESADTVLAVGYDIAEHDPERWNPDLNTRIVHLDFEPAEVYEHYNPEVEIVCDISAGLRALSSEAIATADTNWYNKLRESIIEEVTQRPEEDDPVTVRNTLPYLRDVMDDTDVLISDVGSHKMAIAQSYPTYEPNTCLISNGLASMGIAVPGAIAADLAVDEQIVAVTGDGGFMMNSAELETATRLDLGFTVIIFNDNDYGLISEKQRDHTGESFGTRLTNPDFVAYAESFGIDAYRPDSWTEIHDVLQATIPSDELSLVEIRIE; from the coding sequence ATGCAGGCATCGGATCTACTCGTCGAGTGTCTGAAAATCGAGGACGTCGAGCGCGTTTTTGGACTTCCGGGAGAGGAACTGGAGGATGTGTTGTTCTCGTTGTCGAATTCCTCGATTGAGTTCATTCCCGTTCGTCACGAGCAAGGTGCAGCGTTCATGGCCGATGTCCACGGCCGGCTCACCGGTGAGGCTGGCGTCTGTCTCTCCACGCTTGGACCCGGAGCGACGAACCTCCTCACGGGAGTCGCCGATGCACATCTCGATAAATCTCCTGTCGTGGCTATCACGGGTCAGGGGAATCTCGAACGGATGCATAAAGAGAGCCATCAATCGCTGGATATTGTCAGTATTTTCGAGCCGATTACCAAGTGGAACACACAGATTGACGATCCAGATACCATCAACGAAGCCGTCAGAAAGGCGTTTAAGCTCGCCGAATTCGAAAAGCCCGGCGCAACCCACATCGAGATTCCAGAGGATATTGCGGCGAGTGTGACGGGGACACAGCCGCTCGAATCACGGAAGAGAGTTCGTCGACCGAGTCCAGATGCAACGGCAGTCGAGATGGCTGGATCGATACTCTCTGATGCAGAAAAACCAGTGATTCTTGCAGGAAATGGGGCCGTCCGAACACGTTCTGCAGAACAGTTGCGGTCGTTCATCGGCGAGACAGAGATGCCAGTTATTGCAACGTACATGGGAAAGGGTGCAGTTTCCGATGCAGACGACCACTCGTTGATGACGCTCGATTCGGGTTCTCGCAATCAGACAAAGCGTGTGATCGAGAGTGCTGATACAGTGCTTGCAGTTGGCTATGACATCGCAGAGCACGATCCCGAGCGGTGGAATCCGGATCTAAACACGCGCATCGTACATCTCGACTTCGAACCTGCCGAAGTGTACGAACACTACAATCCGGAAGTCGAGATCGTCTGTGATATCTCGGCCGGGCTCCGGGCACTGAGTTCTGAAGCCATCGCCACCGCAGATACGAACTGGTACAACAAGCTCCGAGAATCAATCATCGAGGAAGTGACGCAACGACCTGAGGAGGATGATCCGGTAACCGTCCGGAATACGCTCCCGTATCTCAGGGACGTGATGGACGACACGGACGTACTCATCTCCGATGTCGGCAGCCACAAGATGGCCATTGCACAGAGCTACCCTACGTACGAACCGAACACCTGCCTTATCTCGAACGGATTAGCGAGCATGGGAATCGCTGTCCCTGGTGCAATCGCTGCCGACCTTGCTGTTGATGAGCAGATTGTCGCTGTGACCGGCGATGGTGGATTCATGATGAACAGCGCGGAACTCGAAACAGCGACTCGGCTGGATCTTGGATTCACCGTGATCATCTTTAATGACAATGATTATGGGCTCATTTCGGAGAAACAGCGAGATCACACTGGTGAGTCGTTTGGAACGCGTTTGACGAATCCCGATTTCGTCGCGTATGCCGAGAGCTTTGGTATCGATGCCTATCGACCTGATTCGTGGACAGAGATTCACGATGTTCTCCAAGCCACTATCCCGAGCGATGAACTGAGTCTCGTAGAAATTCGAATCGAGTAG
- a CDS encoding ribonuclease P protein component 1 yields the protein MLTTETLPRHELIGLRVQVVESCDPTLLGCEGDIVMETMHTLTISEGSRARQVPKGVVTFEFALPDGDYVTVDGERLIARPARRTERTRGSQWQ from the coding sequence ATGTTGACTACCGAAACCCTTCCGCGACACGAACTCATTGGCCTGCGAGTGCAGGTCGTCGAGTCGTGTGACCCGACACTTCTCGGGTGTGAAGGTGACATCGTCATGGAGACGATGCACACCCTCACCATCTCGGAGGGTTCTCGGGCGCGACAGGTGCCGAAGGGTGTCGTGACGTTCGAGTTTGCGCTTCCAGACGGTGACTATGTCACCGTCGATGGCGAACGACTGATCGCACGACCGGCTCGACGCACCGAACGCACAAGAGGTTCACAATGGCAATAG
- a CDS encoding 30S ribosomal protein S14 has protein sequence MSESRTQTGEHASKRTEQVQECQRCERKQGLVGKYDIWLCRQCFREIAREMGFKKYS, from the coding sequence ATGAGTGAAAGTAGAACACAGACGGGCGAGCACGCCTCGAAGCGAACCGAGCAGGTTCAGGAGTGTCAGCGCTGCGAACGAAAGCAGGGGTTAGTCGGTAAGTACGACATCTGGCTCTGCCGGCAGTGCTTCCGCGAAATCGCCCGCGAGATGGGATTCAAAAAGTACAGCTAA
- a CDS encoding 30S ribosomal protein S5 has product MSNGWEPRTRLGKQVVEGDITSMEQALASGLPLKEPEIVDQLLPDLEDDVLDINMVQRMTDSGRRVKFRCAVVVGNRDGYVGYAEGRDDQVGGAIQKAIEIAKLNIINVERGSGSWEDRAGGSHSLARKTAGKAGSVTVELMPAPLGLGLAASETVRSVLELAGVEDAWTKSFGNTRTTINLSKATYNALRNSAQARGPRPEQLEVAD; this is encoded by the coding sequence ATGAGTAACGGCTGGGAACCACGTACCCGGCTGGGCAAGCAAGTCGTTGAGGGCGACATCACGTCGATGGAGCAGGCTCTCGCGTCGGGTCTCCCGCTGAAGGAGCCGGAGATCGTCGACCAGCTACTGCCCGATCTCGAAGACGACGTTCTCGACATTAACATGGTCCAGCGAATGACTGACTCGGGTCGACGAGTCAAGTTCCGCTGTGCCGTCGTCGTCGGTAATCGAGACGGATACGTCGGCTACGCAGAAGGACGAGACGATCAGGTTGGTGGTGCAATTCAGAAGGCGATCGAAATCGCGAAGCTGAACATCATCAACGTTGAGCGCGGCAGTGGCTCGTGGGAAGACCGTGCGGGCGGCTCCCATTCACTGGCACGCAAGACGGCAGGAAAGGCTGGCAGCGTTACTGTCGAACTCATGCCTGCACCACTCGGACTGGGTCTTGCAGCGAGTGAGACCGTCCGCAGTGTCCTCGAACTTGCAGGTGTCGAGGATGCATGGACCAAGAGCTTTGGCAACACTCGAACAACGATCAATCTCTCGAAGGCGACGTACAACGCGCTTCGAAACTCCGCACAGGCACGTGGCCCACGTCCGGAGCAACTAGAGGTGGCAGATTGA